In Streptomyces sp. P3, one DNA window encodes the following:
- a CDS encoding sugar kinase, with the protein MTDVVALGEVMLRFDPGEGRIRSSRAFQVWEGGGEYNVVRGLRRCFGLRTAVVTALVDNAVGRLVEDLVLQGGVDTSLIRWTPDDGIGRTARNGLNFVERGYGIRGALGVSDRAHTAVSQLRTGDVDWDAVFSAGVRWFHTGGVFAGLSDTTVGVADEAMAAARRHGVTVSYDPNYRPSLWTGRGGPDRAREVDLRLARHADVVVGALGLAGPRPGAVRVPAGEVPDALTEVAELVPSARVLATTLREVPSAGVNDWSSAAWSAETGVVAGPLMPGLHVLDRIGSGDGFAAGLIHGLLSGDDRWPAPLTAAGLERALAYGTAHGALTMTTPGDVSMASLAEVHALMEGGSAAVRR; encoded by the coding sequence GTGACCGACGTGGTGGCCCTCGGCGAGGTGATGCTGCGCTTCGATCCGGGCGAGGGACGCATCCGCAGCTCACGCGCCTTCCAGGTGTGGGAGGGCGGCGGCGAGTACAACGTCGTACGAGGCCTACGGCGCTGCTTCGGACTGCGCACCGCCGTCGTCACCGCTCTCGTCGACAACGCGGTGGGCCGCCTCGTCGAGGATCTCGTCCTCCAGGGCGGCGTGGACACCTCCCTGATCCGGTGGACACCGGACGACGGGATCGGCCGCACCGCCCGCAACGGACTCAACTTCGTCGAACGCGGCTACGGCATCCGCGGCGCGCTCGGCGTCAGCGACCGCGCCCACACCGCCGTCTCACAGCTGCGCACGGGCGACGTCGACTGGGACGCCGTCTTCTCCGCCGGTGTGCGCTGGTTCCACACCGGCGGCGTGTTCGCCGGCCTGTCCGACACCACCGTCGGCGTCGCCGACGAGGCGATGGCGGCCGCCCGCCGCCACGGTGTCACCGTGTCCTACGATCCCAACTACCGCCCCAGCCTGTGGACCGGCCGGGGCGGCCCGGACCGGGCCCGCGAGGTGGACCTGCGCCTCGCCCGGCACGCCGACGTGGTGGTGGGGGCGCTGGGTCTGGCCGGCCCGCGCCCCGGCGCCGTGCGCGTGCCGGCCGGCGAGGTGCCGGACGCGCTCACGGAAGTGGCGGAACTGGTCCCGTCGGCCAGGGTGCTGGCGACGACGTTGCGGGAGGTGCCCTCGGCCGGGGTCAACGACTGGTCCTCGGCCGCCTGGTCCGCCGAAACCGGGGTCGTCGCCGGTCCCCTGATGCCGGGACTGCACGTCCTGGACCGCATCGGGTCGGGCGACGGCTTCGCCGCCGGCCTGATCCACGGCCTGCTCAGCGGGGACGACCGTTGGCCGGCCCCGCTGACAGCGGCAGGCCTGGAGCGGGCCCTGGCCTACGGCACTGCTCACGGCGCGCTCACCATGACCACCCCGGGCGACGTCTCCATGGCCTCACTCGCCGAGGTCCATGCGCTGATGGAGGGCGGTTCGGCCGCCGTCAGACGCTGA